A window of the Lactuca sativa cultivar Salinas chromosome 5, Lsat_Salinas_v11, whole genome shotgun sequence genome harbors these coding sequences:
- the LOC111921007 gene encoding NAC domain-containing protein 90 isoform X1 translates to MEGEGVVGAPGFRFYPTEEELITFYLKHKIQGTTRLLQHIDRVIPRLHVYDFYPWDLPQYAGERCQGDLEQWFFFIPRQEKEARGGRPSRLTSSGYWKATGSPSIVYSWNNRAIGIKRTMVFYNGRAPSGTKTKWKMNEYKAFQEVPSSNSNPRPELMEELSLCRVYVKSNCLRAFDRRPSGNEHVPPFQFN, encoded by the exons ATGGAGGGAGAAGGAGTGGTCGGGGCACCAGGGTTTAGATTCTACCCTACAGAAGAAGAGTTGATAACATTTTATTTGAAGCATAAGATACAAGGCACCACCAGATTACTGCAACATATCGATAGAGTCATACCTCGGCTTCATGTCTACGATTTCTACCCATGGGACCTCCCTC AATATGCTGGAGAACGTTGTCAAGGAGACCTGGAGCAGTGGTTCTTTTTCATTCCTAGACAAGAGAAAGAAGCAAGAGGAGGGCGACCCAGCCGCCTGACGAGTTCCGGCTACTGGAAGGCCACTGGTTCACCAAGCATCGTTTACTCTTGGAATAATCGAGCCATTGGGATCAAGAGAACCATGGTTTTCTATAATGGTAGAGCTCCCAGTGGGACCAAGACCAAATGGAAAATGAATGAATACAAGGCTTTCCAAGAAGTCCCCTCCTCAAACTCTAACCCTAGACCCGAG TTGATGGAGGAATTAAGTTTGTGCCGAGTGTATGTAAAATCAAATTGTTTGAGGGCTTTTGATAGAAGACCATCAGGAAACGAGCATGTGCCACCCTTTCAATTCAACTAA
- the LOC111921007 gene encoding NAC domain-containing protein 90 isoform X2: MEGEGVVGAPGFRFYPTEEELITFYLKHKIQGTTRLLQHIDRVIPRLHVYDFYPWDLPQYAGERCQGDLEQWFFFIPRQEKEARGGRPSRLTSSGYWKATGSPSIVYSWNNRAIGIKRTMVFYNGRAPSGTKTKWKMNEYKAFQEVPSSNSNPRPEMQLMEELSLCRVYVKSNCLRAFDRRPSGNEHVPPFQFN, from the exons ATGGAGGGAGAAGGAGTGGTCGGGGCACCAGGGTTTAGATTCTACCCTACAGAAGAAGAGTTGATAACATTTTATTTGAAGCATAAGATACAAGGCACCACCAGATTACTGCAACATATCGATAGAGTCATACCTCGGCTTCATGTCTACGATTTCTACCCATGGGACCTCCCTC AATATGCTGGAGAACGTTGTCAAGGAGACCTGGAGCAGTGGTTCTTTTTCATTCCTAGACAAGAGAAAGAAGCAAGAGGAGGGCGACCCAGCCGCCTGACGAGTTCCGGCTACTGGAAGGCCACTGGTTCACCAAGCATCGTTTACTCTTGGAATAATCGAGCCATTGGGATCAAGAGAACCATGGTTTTCTATAATGGTAGAGCTCCCAGTGGGACCAAGACCAAATGGAAAATGAATGAATACAAGGCTTTCCAAGAAGTCCCCTCCTCAAACTCTAACCCTAGACCCGAG ATGCAGTTGATGGAGGAATTAAGTTTGTGCCGAGTGTATGTAAAATCAAATTGTTTGAGGGCTTTTGATAGAAGACCATCAGGAAACGAGCATGTGCCACCCTTTCAATTCAACTAA